The DNA segment TGGCACAAATTTCCCTTCTCTGGGTTTCTCGCTATGCTGTCCGGTCTAATCACTTTAGTCATTGATTCAATGGCCACGAGCATCTATACTAGAAAGAACGCAGTTGGGATCATACCCCATGGGCATGGTCACGGCCCTGGAAATGATGTTACTTTACCAACAAAAGATGGAGATTCTGCGGATGCACAACTCTTGAGATATCGAGTCATTGCTATggttagtacacatatcatttAAAACCGAATTTTAATCGACGGtatcattttaattatatataaccgAATATAAATATGATGAATATATATAGGTCTTGGAACTTGGAATCATAGTTCACTCTGTGGTCATTGGACTATCTCTAGGAGCAACAAGCGACACTTGCACCATTAAAGGACTCATTGCAGCCCTTTGCTTCCATCAAATGTTCGAAGGCATGGGTCTTGGTGGTTGCATTCTCCaggtatataaaattatatataataaacttttttctttataaaacgTTAAAATTACAAGTAATAAACTTTTAATGTTTGAGATATTTTCAGGCTGAGTATACGAACTTGAATAAGTTTCTTATGGCGTTCTTTTTTGCAATAACAACGCCATTCGGAATAGCCTTAGGGATAGCTCTTTCGACAATTTACAGAGACAATAGCCCTAGTGCGTTGATCACTGTAGGATTGCTCAATGCATGCTCCGCTGGATTGCTCATCTACATGGCGCTTGTAGACCTTCTAGCGGCCGAGTTCATGGGACCAAAGCTTCAAGGTAGCATCAAAATGCAGATCAAGTGTTTCATTGCGGCTCTTCTAGGGTGTGGTGGCATGTCCATCATCGCCAAATGGGCTTAACTAATTGCCCGAATAGTACTCCGGAACTGAAGTCATGTgtggattttgttgtcgaacgATTACAAGATACTTACGTGGTATCTTAATGTTTTTTCATATGCATGTAACTGTGATTGGAACCACGACCCCGAGTATTTCCTTCTGTTTAGGGGAAGTAGTTCTTGTTGTATAATGTTTTCGCATCTcattcaaaacaaataaaactctttttcaagaaaagcaaattatagaaaatagaaTGATATGTTACGTAATCTAAATTCGTCAAGCGGAATGCCAATCATTGGAACATTAATGGTGAATATAGTCTATATATAAGTAGGCCGGTACACTGTACACATGTCCATTGTTAACAACATGCACACCATACTGCTTCAGTTCTGAAATTTACTTTTCTTATCTGAAGCGTTTCCTTTAGTGTGATACTCAGAGTTCTACCGGTTGACTTTAACCCAATACATTAGATTTGTTTGGTATTTCTAAATA comes from the Brassica rapa cultivar Chiifu-401-42 chromosome A01, CAAS_Brap_v3.01, whole genome shotgun sequence genome and includes:
- the LOC103857691 gene encoding fe(2+) transport protein 1 — translated: MQTSAHSISPIQSTDYIYIYNLAHSITPIQSTNIKQYKHTKLQIETKMASIPTVLVKTMFLVLIFVSFTISPATSTAPEDCASESANPCVNKTKALPLKIIAIAAILVASMIGVGAPLFSRNVPFLQPDGNIFTIVKCFASGIILGTGFMHVLPDSFEMLSSQCLKENPWHKFPFSGFLAMLSGLITLVIDSMATSIYTRKNAVGIIPHGHGHGPGNDVTLPTKDGDSADAQLLRYRVIAMVLELGIIVHSVVIGLSLGATSDTCTIKGLIAALCFHQMFEGMGLGGCILQAEYTNLNKFLMAFFFAITTPFGIALGIALSTIYRDNSPSALITVGLLNACSAGLLIYMALVDLLAAEFMGPKLQGSIKMQIKCFIAALLGCGGMSIIAKWA